The nucleotide window cttttccttcttcatacACTCGCGTGCATGctgcatcgccatcatcagtTTCATCAAAACTAACCGCTGCCTCGCGCACCTTCTTTGTAGGCATCGTTTTATTGCACCAGTTTCGACATTGAGCACGAGTTACGCCCTTATCCAAACGACCGATCCTCCTGCATCTGTTTCGATATATTGCACCGGTGGTCCTCTGACCGCCTTCGCCGCCTAAATggcttcgtcatcatccaaCGTGGTCGGTGTTCACTACCGAGttggcaagaagattggAGAGGGATCTTTTGGCGTTATTTTTGAAGGCACCAATTTACTCAACAATCAACAAGTCGCTATCAAGTTTGTTAGTACAACAATAGCCCGGCGTTTCTACGCTGCCATGGTGTTGGCTTTTCTGACATTGCATTAGGAACCTCGCAAGAGTGATGCTCCCCAACTGCGAGATGAGTACCGGACTTATAAGATCCTTGTGGGCTGCCGTGAGAAGACCCGTTTCCAAACAATACAGTTCGCATGTGCTAATACAGATTCAGCTGGTATTCCCAATGTTTACTACTTCGGCCAGGAGGGTCTCCACAACATTCTCGTGATCGACTTGCTCGGTCCTTCCCTTGAGGATCTTTTCGATCACTGTGGCCGAAGGTTCTCCATTAAGACGGTTGTTATGGTTGCCAAGCAAATGCTTTCGAGGGTTCAGACCATTCACGAGAAGAATCTCATTTACCGCGATATCAAACCCGACAACTTCCTCATTGGCCGCCCTGGCACCAAGGCTTCCAGCGTTATCCATGTGGTTGACTTCGGCATGGCCAAGCAGTACCGTGACCCGAAGACGAAGCAACATATCCCATACCGCGAGCGAAAGTCCCTTTCTGGAACTGCACGATACATGAGTATCAACACCCATCTGGGCCGTGAGCAGTCCCGCCGAGACGATCTCGAAGCTCTTGGTCATGTCTTCTTGTACTTTCTTCGAGGTGGTCTTCCTTGGCAGGGATTGAAGGCGGCCACCAACAAGCAGAAATATGAGAAGATtggcgagaagaagcagacaACTGCTATCAAGGATCTCTGTGAGGGTTTCCCCGAGGAATTCTCCAAGTATTTGACGTATGTCCGAAATCTGGGCTTCGAGGATACCCCTGACTATGATTACCTTCGGGAGCTCTTCACACAGGCTCTCAAGAACACTggcgaggttgaggatggcgagTATGACTGGATGAAGATTTCTAAGGATTCGGGAAAGGGATGGGATTCGAAGAACCACAGCGGCGCGTACCTCCACAACCCCAACGTGCGGCCTGGCCCCTCTCAGATGGAGCTGCACAGCGGCCACCGTCCCGGGAATACCACCTCTCACCAACAAGCACAAAACCTTACTGTCGGCCGTTTAAACGCCGCGCAACCCCCTCCTCCGTCTCCGATCAAGCAGATGGGCAAGCAGAGAGATCGGCCAAGCGCCCCCGGCGCCTTGTCAGCGCAGAGGGGGAGCGGGGTTGGGGGTCTTCGGGACATGGCCACGCCCACTGGCTCGACCCAGGCTCAGTTCCAGAACAGTGCCCAGAACCTGCCTCAGCAGCCGAGGACGTCCCAACAAGGCCAGGCGACCCAGCCCGCCCAGGCTAGCGGTCAACAGGCCAATCCTCAGCCCAGTGGCTTCCagaagttgatgaagacCCTATGCTGTGGTTAAGCGTACTCTGGTATACAGCTAAGAattttctttgtttcttcATTGCTGCGGCGTTGTGCATCAGGATCTGTATTATGTCGACAGACTCCGGTTCAAGAGGGTTGCCCGATTTATTCAGAACCGGGTTGTGGTTGATGGTTGAAATGCCCAACTGAAGCTCAGTCCAGTTTATAGATGGATGAGGTGGTGGATGCCTAGGCACGGTAGAGCTTACCTCGACCGAGTTGGTTCGAGTCACAAACAGAGTCCAGGGCCTTTCGCCCATGCATCTTGGTTACCTTCAAAAGCGCACTGTTTTCGAACTCGAACCCATCATCTGGGCATTATAGAGCCCTTTGGCCGCCTACGAACCGTTCTTAGCAGTCGATATACTTGCATGACACCCTTTGAAGCGGAAGCAGATCTCGTTTGGGACTACGGCGGAGGGCactcctttttcttgtctGGCAAGCCATTACGAAATATACTAAAACCACGTTTAATCTTCAGCGCAGCGCAGCAAGGCGCAAGGAGGGTGCAGGGCAGCATTTTTGGGTTTGTTTGGGttgtttcttctcttttttcttatGACGCTGTCCATAATAACTTTGTGTAATCGCTCACGAGACGAAAGCTACCATCGGTGTGCCTGATGGCACCCAGTCTTGCCTGGTGTAGATGGAGAGATCAGTTAGCGTGGGGATGAGTTTGAAGTTTACAGGCTTGGTGATTTGTTGTGAAACGAAGATAGAGCACTATAGGGAGTTCTCGTTCTTTTGGCAATTTTATAatgggaaaagaaaaaggcgTCGCCATCTTTATCAAAGTCCTCAGTTCCACCTTTTCGAGTATGCATTTAGGTACACGATATAATAAACATCATCATGTGCATGTAACATTACACGGCCATCGCCATTGCAAGATGACC belongs to Fusarium oxysporum Fo47 chromosome V, complete sequence and includes:
- a CDS encoding kinase-like domain-containing protein; the protein is MASSSSNVVGVHYRVGKKIGEGSFGVIFEGTNLLNNQQVAIKFEPRKSDAPQLRDEYRTYKILVGCREKTRFQTIQFACANTDSAGIPNVYYFGQEGLHNILVIDLLGPSLEDLFDHCGRRFSIKTVVMVAKQMLSRVQTIHEKNLIYRDIKPDNFLIGRPGTKASSVIHVVDFGMAKQYRDPKTKQHIPYRERKSLSGTARYMSINTHLGREQSRRDDLEALGHVFLYFLRGGLPWQGLKAATNKQKYEKIGEKKQTTAIKDLCEGFPEEFSKYLTYVRNLGFEDTPDYDYLRELFTQALKNTGEVEDGEYDWMKISKDSGKGWDSKNHSGAYLHNPNVRPGPSQMELHSGHRPGNTTSHQQAQNLTVGRLNAAQPPPPSPIKQMGKQRDRPSAPGALSAQRGSGVGGLRDMATPTGSTQAQFQNSAQNLPQQPRTSQQGQATQPAQASGQQANPQPSGFQKLMKTLCCG